A window from Dysidea avara chromosome 2, odDysAvar1.4, whole genome shotgun sequence encodes these proteins:
- the LOC136244071 gene encoding uncharacterized protein — MIFEYTLILSIVSTVHGGYNDRLPPAYDPNEKVIDCSNKADCPPIHLVVEALESMTYYDYRDKFGNPSSNTRRKLKGYRAFYNEQTNDFNVNEADQNINKESLQPPIMTNGDFRPIFTINGQMPGPMIVANRGTMLNITVYNELKNNEGISIHWHGMYQKDTPEMDGVPYISHMPILPNQHKIYLFKADPGGTHWYHAHGGTQRTDGIFGALIIKDTLDPEVVGGEIIDIYSQHTLMLMDWSTEPSHQIAQQLISTVSFWKDNLPYLGTKGPDYTAVGPFPFKSGLINDKGRYCVESENVTKCHISASMLNHFDVVPNNVYRFRLIGAQAAYAFKFSIQEHNLTVVATDGNRIQPIKSVQYVIVNTGERYDVLVNTSGHDHKEYWILAETIETRFGESNEDFYSSLHLHKAEAVLRYEGSSQIIEEPSQTWNCKTHLCKVVNCPFEADSSVARAINYDCHNIQDFISTDPIPDAIHTPHDTLIYNFDFNGEYSTNSSSVDGINFRFPSYSPLTDYNKFKLHEQDYICPERGCPYRLYENEDEYCACTHQIKLNHIARNCSVEIVISNINTNPERLGRGSSHPVHLHGHSFYVVRTGYPIYNNNGTGLLNYSQEIACHDWNENKCKEFSTIKHSQNKIMQEIRFEDPSLEKMDTSNRSLSKKDTVIVPYGGYVIIRFVVDNPGWWFFHCHIEIHQMEGMSVVLTELLDEIDYFKISSGNLCASSSRLQISYSNLLETVIILLCITLILID; from the coding sequence ATGATATTTGAATATACACTGATATTAAGTATAGTCAGCactgtacatggtggttacaATGATCGTCTTCCTCCAGCATATGACCCTAATGAGAAAGTGATTGATTGTAGTAATAAAGCCGACTGTCCTCCAATTCATTTGGTTGTTGAGGCATTAGAATCAATGACATACTATGACTATCGCGATAAATTTGGCAATCCATCTAGCAATACTAGAAGGAAACTCAAAGGATACAGAGCATTTTATAATGAACAAACAAATGATTTTAATGTCAATGAAGCTGACCAAAATATAAACAAGGAAAGCTTACAACCACCAATTATGACAAATGGGGACTTCAGGCCTATCTTTACAATAAATGGTCAAATGCCAGGCCCTATGATTGTTGCAAATAGAGGAACAATGCTAAACATAACTGTTTACAATGAACTAAAAAATAATGAAGGCATATCAATTCACTGGCATGGAATGTATCAAAAGGATACCCCAGAAATGGATGGAGTACCATACATATCACATATGCCAATTTTGCCTAATCAACACAAGATTTATTTATTCAAAGCTGACCCTGGTGGGACTCACTGGTATCATGCTCATGGAGGAACTCAAAGAACAGATGGCATATTTGGAGCACTTATTATTAAAGATACATTAGACCCTGAAGTAGTAGGTGGGGAAATCATAGATATATATAGTCAGCATACGTTAATGTTGATGGATTGGTCAACAGAACCATCACACCAGATAGCACAACAACTTATTAGTACAGTATCATTTTGGAAAGATAATTTACCATACCTTGGTACAAAAGGCCCTGATTATACTGCTGTAGGTCCTTTTCCATTTAAATCAGGCCTGATAAACGACAAAGGAAGATATTGTGTCGAGTCTGAAAATGTAACCAAGTGCCATATCAGTGCTTCAATGCTAAATCATTTTGATGTTGTACCAAATAACGTGTATAGGTTTAGATTAATTGGGGCACAAGCAGCATATGCCTTTAAATTTTCAATCCAAGAGCATAATTTAACTGTTGTGGCAACAGATGGTAACAGAATTCAACCTATAAAGAGTGTGCAATATGTAATAGTTAATACTGGTGAACGATATGATGTACTGGTAAACACCAGTGGGCATGACCATAAAGAATATTGGATATTGGCTGAAACAATAGAGACACGTTTTGGAGAGTCAAATGAAGACTTTTACAGTTCACTACATCTACACAAAGCTGAAGCTGTTTTACGTTATGAAGGTAGCTCACAAATAATTGAAGAACCATCTCAAACTTGGAATTGCAAAACACATTTATGCAAAGTAGTCAATTGTCCTTTTGAAGCAGACTCCAGTGTTGCTAGAGCAATAAATTATGATTGCCATAATATTCAAGATTTCATATCAACTGACCCAATTCCAGATGCTATACATACACCACATGATACATTGATATATAATTTTGATTTTAATGGTGAATATAGTACAAATTCAAGCTCAGTTGATGGAATAAACTTTCGGTTTCCTTCTTACTCTCCACTTACAGATTATAACAAATTTAAACTACATGAGCAGGATTACATATGTCCAGAAAGGGGATGTCCTTATCGCCTATATGAAAATGAAGATGAATATTGTGCCTGTACACATCAAATAAAATTAAACCACATTGCAAGGAACTGTTCTGTTGAAATTGTAATTAGTAACATAAATACCAACCCAGAACGTTTAGGAAGAGGCAGTTCACATCCTGTTCATTTGCATGGGCACAGCTTTTATGTAGTCAGAACAGGTTACCCAATTTATAACAATAATGGAACAGGTCTTTTAAACTATAGTCAAGAAATTGCATGTCATGATTGGAATGAAAACaaatgcaaagagtttagcacAATCAaacattcacagaataaaatcaTGCAAGAAATTAGGTTCGAGGATCCATCACTGGAAAAAATGGACACTTCCAACAGAAGTTTGTCAAAGAAAGATACTGTCATTGTGCCTTATGGTGGATATGTCATTATTCGATTCGTTGTGGATAATCCAGGATGgtggttttttcactgtcataTTGAGATTCATCAAATGGAAGGAATGTCAGTTGTTCTTACTGAACTTCTTGATGAAATTGATTACTTCAAAATAAGTAGCGGCAATTTATGTGCAAGCAGTTCAAGGTTACAAATATCTTATTCCAATTTGCTTGAAACAGTAATAATTCTGCTTtgtattacattaattttgataGATTAG
- the LOC136247973 gene encoding uncharacterized protein: MEIVRKANLCFNCLGCHRVSQCRSKARCRHCRGKHHSSLCETTASKDQGNTGKKATAPSVKQNNSQDDSTASLTVSVPSKPPGTDLLPGSTSCLLKTAIAEVRSGPNRCKAQILFDDGAQRSFITQQLADSLKVDSCKRQRICISAFGGEAIPKELQSTSIAIQTNDGGEVPISVLVVLKIAAPLQNAVPLPGNQYTHLHGLQLAHPVGSDNKFEITLLVGADFYWNLVQDKIIRGNGPTAVESKIGYLLSGPHSPSDTKASVSMFHASVMQCNEPTFWGTEQLGTSVDTQSLLSSTQQPTSFINCSVHRDSDGSYIVGFPWNTNHPPLPSNRGVCEKRARSLARKLAQTPELLKMYGAIITDQLSRGFIEKVKEADVPQNCHFIPHHAVKKDSATTSVRIVYNCSCRLSPNHPSLNDCLVVGPPFLIDMVTLLLRFRTYKYALTTDIEKAFLHVQLAEEDCNYTHFLWLSELDNPNSDLTIFRFRVILFGSVSSPFMLHTALRHHLTTETSTTASDILTNLYVDNIVSGCTNEMSAVDYYIEAQELMSKANFNLRSWDSNSPNLMTKANHDQVADTNTAVNVLGLLWNTASDTLSLMPKSLQTSQTTQPTKRTVLQDLSKIFDPLGTLTPVIISSKLFMQQL; the protein is encoded by the coding sequence ATGGAGATCGTCCGGAAAGCCAACCTGTGTTTCAATTGTTTGGGGTGTCATAGAGTCTCCCAGTGTAGATCAAAGGCCAGATGTAGGCACTGCAGAGGAAAACATCACTCTAGCCTCTGTGAGACCACTGCTAGCAAGGATCAAGGCAATACAGGAAAGAAAGCAACTGCACCCTCAGTCAAGCAGAACAATTCTCAAGATGACTCAACTGCTTCACTTACAGTCTCAGTTCCATCCAAGCCACCAGGGACTGACCTACTACCTGGCAGTACATCCTGCCTTCTGAAGACTGCTATAGCTGAGGTACGCTCAGGGCCCAATCGTTGCAAAGCACAAATATTATTTGATGACGGTGCACAAAGATCTTTCATTACTCAGCAACTGGCAGACAGCTTGAAGGTTGACTCGTGCAAACGTCAAAGGATATGTATTTCTGCGTTTGGGGGAGAAGCTATACCAAAGGAATTGCAATCAACCTCTATTGCAATACAAACTAATGATGGTGGAGAAGTTCCCATTTCAGTACTGGTTGTACTCAAGATAGCAGCACCTCTTCAGAATGCCGTACCTCTACCTGGGAACCAGTACACTCACCTTCACGGCCTTCAGCTTGCTCATCCAGTGGGAAGTGACAACAAATTCGAGATCACCTTGCTAGTAGGTGCAGATTTTTACTGGAACCTTGTCCAAGACAAGATAATTCGTGGCAACGGTCCCACTGCTGTTGAGTCAAAGATAGGATACCTTCTTTCAGGTCCTCATTCCCCTTCAGACACCAAGGCCAGTGTCAGCATGTTTCACGCATCAGTCATGCAGTGTAATGAGCCAACGTTTTGGGGCACAGAACAATTGGGCACATCAGTCGATACCCAATCCTTACTAAGCAGTACACAGCAACCCACCTCCTTTATCAACTGCTCAGTCCATCGAGATTCTGATGGTTCATACATTGTTGGTTTCCCTTGGAATACTAATCATCCTCCTTTGCCTTCAAATCGTGGCGTGTGTGAAAAAAGAGCACGGTCTCTTGCACGCAAACTAGCTCAGACACCAGAACTGCTAAAGATGTATGGTGCCATTATTACAGATCAACTTAGCCGAGGATTCATAGAGAAAGTTAAGGAAGCTGATGTACCCCAGAACTGCCATTTTATCCCTCACCATGCTGTCAAGAAGGATTCAGCAACTACTTCAGTGAGGATAGTGTATAACTGCAGTTGCCGTCTTTCCCCCAACCACCCCAGTTTGAATGATTGTCTTGTGGTTGGGCCTCCATTTTTGATTGACATGGTTACCTTATTACTGAGATTCCGTACCTACAAGTATGCACTCACTACAGACATCGAAAAGGCCTTTCTCCACGTGCAACTGGCTGAAGAGGACTGCAATTACACTCATTTCCTTTGGTTATCAGAGCTAGATAATCCTAACAGTGACCTTACAATTTTTAGATTCCGGGTCATACTATTTGGCTCTGTCAGTTCACCTTTTATGCTACACACTGCCTTGAGACATCATCTCACCACTGAAACATCTACAACTGCCAGCGATATTTTAACTAATCTTTATGTTGACAACATTGTGTCTGGCTGTACCAATGAAATGTCTGCTGTGGACTACTATATTGAAGCTCAAGAATTGATGTCAAAGGCCAACTTCAACCTGAGAAGCTGGGACTCAAACAGTCCAAATCTAATGACAAAGGCAAACCATGATCAAGTTGCTGATACTAATACTGCTGTCAATGTCTTAGGCCTACTGTGGAATACAGCCAGCGACACGCTGAGTCTGATGCCAAAGTCATTACAAACATCCCAGACAACTCAGCCAACCAAGAGAACTGTGTTACAAGATCTGTCAAAAATCTTTGATCCTCTAGGAACACTCACCCCAGTAATCATATCCTCTAAATTATTTATGCAACAATTGTGA